One genomic region from Quercus robur chromosome 4, dhQueRobu3.1, whole genome shotgun sequence encodes:
- the LOC126722312 gene encoding 40S ribosomal protein S17-3, with translation MGRVRTKTVKKSSRQVIERYYSKMTLDFHTNKKILVEVAIIPSKRLRNKIAGFSTHLMKRIQKGPVRGISLKLQEEERERRMDFVPEESAIKTDLIKVDKETLDMLASLGMSDMPGLEEVELQPVIPAQVFGRGAGGPRRY, from the coding sequence ATGGGTCGTGTTCGCACCAAGACTGTGAAGAAGTCTTCCCGGCAGGTCATTGAGAGGTACTACTCGAAAATGACCCTAGACTTCCACACTAACAAGAAGATCTTGGTGGAGGTTGCCATCATACCCTCAAAGAGGCTCCGTAACAAGATTGCTGGATTCTCTACCCACCTGATGAAGAGGATTCAAAAGGGTCCAGTGCGAGGCATCTCATTGAAGCTACAAGAAGAGGAGCGTGAGCGCCGTATGGACTTTGTGCCAGAAGAGTCTGCCATTAAAACCGACCTGATTAAGGTTGATAAGGAGACCCTTGACATGCTTGCTTCTCTTGGCATGTCTGATATGCCCGGACTAGAAGAAGTTGAACTACAGCCTGTTATTCCAGCCCAGGTGTTTGGTCGGGGTGCTGGTGGCCCTAGGAGGTACTGA
- the LOC126722314 gene encoding pentatricopeptide repeat-containing protein At5g04780, mitochondrial, whose protein sequence is MHTMSWSCPFQRLLPSCDNNMKTLRRYTRLWCSFGPHYRHFSVLANVKPQSPTLEDLVYVSARVAHVSSLHEMLQLFARTRVPMKGKACHAQVICFGLQADIITANMLIAMYAKCGLVDCARKVFDKMPERSLVSWNTMIGSLAQNGEEQEALSLFVEMQREGISFSEFTVSSVLCACAAKCAMFECKQLHAFAIKAAMDFNVFVGTALLDVYAKCNLIKDAIWVFECMPEKSAVTWSSMVAGYVQNELYEEALVLFRKAQMMGLEQNQYTISSIICACAGLAALIEGNQVHAVLCKTGLGSDIYVASSLINMYARCGCIQEAYIVFQGVEEKSIVLWNAVISGFGRHAHSLEAMILFEKMQQTGIFPNKVTYIAVLSACSHMGLVEKGKKYFNLMTREHNLSPDVLHYSCMVDIFGRAGQIHEAYDLIKNMPFDATASIWGSLLSSCRVYGNLELAEVAAKQLFELEPNNAGNHVLLSNIYAANKKWEEVARARKLLNESEVKKERGKSWIGIKDKVHSFMVGERNHPKIAEIYSKLDNLIEELEKLDYKAETAHDLHYVEEGRKQELLRHHSEKLALTFGLMCLPSNVPIRIMKNLRICGDCHSFMKLTSSLTGREIIVRDTNRFHHFKNGYCSCGDFW, encoded by the coding sequence ATGCACACAATGAGTTGGTCATGTCCATTTCAAAGGCTTTTGCCAAGTTGTGACAATAATATGAAAACTCTAAGGAGATACACTAGACTGTGGTGTAGTTTTGGTCCTCATTATAGACACTTTTCAGTATTAGCTAATGTGAAACCTCAGAGTCCAACACTAGAGGACCTTGTTTATGTGAGTGCAAGGGTTGCCCATGTTTCAAGTTTGCATGAAATGTTGCAGTTATTTGCAAGAACAAGAGTACCCATGAAAGGGAAGGCTTGCCATGCACAAGTAATTTGTTTTGGGTTGCAAGCAGACATTATAACAGCAAACATGCTTATTGCAATGTATGCTAAATGTGGTTTAGTTGACTGTGCTCGtaaagtgtttgataaaatgccagAACGAAGCTTGGTTTCATGGAATACAATGATTGGGTCACTTGCACAGAACGGAGAGGAGCAGGAAGCTCTTAGTCTTTTTGTTGAGATGCAAAGAGAAGGAATCTCATTTAGTGAATTCACCGTTTCGAGTGTTCTTTGTGCCTGTGCTGCAAAATGTGCTATGTTTGAGTGTAAACAGTTGCATGCTTTCGCAATAAAGGCTGCCATGGACTTTAATGTTTTTGTGGGAACTGCATTGCTTGATGTTTATGCCAAGTGCAATTTGATAAAGGATGCAATCTGGGTTTTTGAATGCATGCCAGAAAAGAGTGCTGTTACATGGAGTTCAATGGTGGCAGGTTATGTACAAAATGAGCTTTATGAGGAGGCTTTGGTCTTGTTTCGCAAAGCTCAAATGATGGGGTTGGAGCAGAACCAGTATACAATTTCATCTATAATATGTGCTTGTGCAGGTCTGGCAGCTCTGATTGAAGGGAACCAGGTGCATGCCGTGTTATGTAAAACTGGACTTGGTTCCGATATATATGTTGCTTCCTCACTTATTAACATGTATGCCAGATGTGGCTGCATTCAAGAAGCATACATTGTGTTTCAAGGTGTGGAAGAGAAGAGCATTGTTCTCTGGAACGCAGTGATTTCGGGGTTTGGTAGGCATGCCCACTCCCTAGAAGCGAtgattttatttgagaaaatgCAGCAGACGGgtatttttccaaataaagtAACCTATATTGCTGTGTTATCAGCATGTAGTCATATGGGTTTGgttgaaaaaggaaagaaatattTCAATCTTATGACAAGGGAGCACAATTTGTCACCTGATGTCCTTCACTATTCATGTATGGTAGATATTTTTGGTCGAGCAGGGCAGATTCACGAAGCTTATGATTTGATAAAGAACATGCCGTTTGATGCGACTGCTTCAATTTGGGGTTCGCTTTTGTCTTCTTGTAGAGTCTACGGAAATCTTGAATTGGCTGAGGTTGCAGCTAAGCAATTATTTGAGCTGGAACCTAATAATGCAGGGAATCATGTTTTGCTTTCAAACATATACGCAgcaaataaaaagtgggaagaagTGGCAAGAGCAAGGAAGCTTCTTAACGAAAGTGAGGTGAAGAAGGAGAGGGGTAAGAGTTGGATTGGAATCAAAGACAAGGTTCATTCATTTATGGTTGGAGAGAGAAACCATCCTAAAATTGCTGAGATTTACTCAAAGTTGGATAATTTAATTGAAGAGTTGGAGAAGCTAGATTACAAGGCTGAGACTGCACATGACCTTCACTACGTGGAAGAGGGCAGAAAACAAGAACTCTTAAGGCACCATAGTGAGAAGCTTGCTCTTACTTTTGGTTTAATGTGCTTACCTTCAAATGTGCCTATCAGGATTATGAAGAATCTTAGGATCTGTGGGGATTGCCATTCTTTTATGAAGCTTACATCAAGTTTGACAGGGAGAGAGATTATTGTTCGGGATACAAATCGATTTCACCATTTTAAGAATGGTTACTGTTCTTGTGGAGACTTTTGGTGA